The nucleotide window CAGTTTTTGGCCTTCATTCTGACATAGATCAAGGCTTTTGTTATGTCATAGAGTAGTCAAATTGCTTGACAAcatgctgctgctgttgctttCTTTGCGCGGTAGCCGGTAGTCAACTGAAGTCAGAAGTGTAGGTCATAGGAGTTTAGCCTATATCCAGTTAGGCGTCATGTCATGAATAAACTGCGATTGctttaactataaaatataCGTCAGCTCAATCATTAGCGTCCCGTAAAATTACGGTATCCTTTGTACCGCTAAGGCTAACCGTCAAACCAGTACCGTACTGGTTGCCGTGTTTGGGCAATAGGCTGTCACCTATCAAGCTATTGGCAGTTAGAGCAATCTATTCAGTTGTAACAGATACATACGTGATGTATATAAGGACAAAGGTGGTAGGCCTAttgctaaatttatgaatttgcgAATGTTGTCTGTGATTaccttgtaatgaaatgattgtttatcgttccttagcctgtaaggacgaccacttcaattacaatgtttgtctgtagaattgcttaatgtcctcgaaatgaaatgagtctcaggtcgttgtttcgcttctcttaatcttagaattaattgtacacctcgacaactgtataaactggttatattgaagtttcattgaacgaataaatcaagatagaacattgtgacagctacagcacaaagacatgttgcggcgttgaacgtagaaaccaaaaggactgaataaatcaaaatgcacgcacaggggaagcagtcgattacgtcacgcagtgttatgcttcactgattccatagatgagaattctatgtagtacacaattttatattatattaagtgatatatttatcacaaccTGTAACATCACAAGAGCCTTGATCTACGCCACAATTAAGGccaattttgcaattttattttgtttataattacctaaccaagaactatttttcaaaaatattttaccggAATATGTAGTGAATGGTTTTCTTTCATACAAgatcaatttgtttttggacttacCCCTCTCACTTTaagcaaaatattattaacGTGTACCAAGTAAGGTTTGCACGTAGTACCACAGCAAGCTGACTTCGTAGTTTGTTAATAGTAAGTTGAATGTAAGTGTTTTGTGTGTGCCAGCGTCTATTTACCGGCTGCCAATTACCAAATTTGGATAAAGCTACCTCGGTAAACGGCGGCGGGTGATGCAGACTcatattgtgacgtcatctggaaGTGCACTTGTATAGTAGACCCGGAAAATACGAATATGATCAACAGCAATAAGGCTAGCTTGTGAATTGAAATGCATGCTAACTTAAAACAtattaatttttccaaattaacctaaaactaatcccctctGACCTAAACTCTCACCTTTTATGACTAAATTAAGTCAAAACTAAAtctgaacaaaaagaaacagcagCAAGATTTGAACCCAAGACCTCCAGCATACGAGTCCCATCATTAACTCCACGCCACCTCATTGCTTTCTTCCCCTCTTATATAACGACGGTGATAAACACATCAACGAAAATCTGTTCGTCACCGTATGTaaaaggctgccactatttcaccggaagaAATTGTACTTTCTAAGCTATAGTTTTCACAGCttcttgttaacttaaatGCTATGTCATGCCTCGTAACCTATATCTACCGTCTAATATGAATCTAACTTTAATTAAAGCCATAagtaactaaaatcaactttctgCGTTCCAATTCTCCCAACCTAACGgcttatctttaacaacggaaCGCGTGACACACTTACGGTGAAAGAGTCACTCTCTTCTTACTGCTGCATAAACCacattcattttaaaattcttaATTGTGTGTGCAtaatgttttgttgaaaactatCAAATTCCCAGACTACACTGGAACTCCTTTcattggaattttggaaacaCTGCATAATAAATTGATAACACTCGGTGCATGCTGCTGAGAACAAGTCATAAGCTGGTGATCCTATCATTTTTGGTCGCTtagcattttaaaaacttttgttatttttctcaGAACTTCCTCATTTTTGTTActggtttttatttaagtacaatgaaaaaagttaatttgaaaaatttatcagCGAAGGAGCTCCATAAACTTTTTCACAAAGCTGCATTTTCACAGTTTGTTGATTCAACTGTCAATCAAAATCAACAATATGAAGAAATTTGTTGGGTCTGTTGcaaaaaagaattcaaattGTTGAAAGATGTCCACAGACATGTCGCCGAGTGCCATTATgatgaaataaagaaaaactatttaaaattaaaggaCGATTATGAAAAGAAGGTTTCGGAGCaggataaaaataaatatgaacACGATGATGTCAAAATTGAACCAAATTCTGAGGTTGAAAGCTTCATGTGCATTTGTGGATGTAAAGATTTTGTCGttcttttgttttatcattACGTGGAAAACCCGATCAACCACGGCCTGGACACCATAAAGATCTGGCAGGTATTTTTGCGCAATTGTTTCATCTTTGCCAAAAATTTGCAGGTGAAGAGCACAGTAGTAGAAGTGCACTATAACACACAAATGACCTAATTATGACATCTCTATTACATGGTTGTGCACTTCCACCACTAGATGTCATCATGGCTAAgattaaaaactttgaaataaaaaatttatggcTGTCTGAGTAGCAGAGTGGGGAGTGTTTAACACaagggtcggcaacctacggcccgcgggccggatccggcccgccatgcgaaatcgtccggcccgagacatattaattagttatcacaagaatacggcccgccctttcttattgagtttcaaactgcagtgttagcactgtttgaaaaaattgtggtattgttacgccataagtatgtcgtactagtctattgttacgccataaaactggtgcgaaggcgggagactagtatctcgtactaagtacgagattgtctgtagagtagactagactagtcgttatagatacaaagagagaTGCCGTGTCacattaatgctgtgttgttgaagtgtaaaaacatatattttgctctttttgtgattggtatgattgagattgcagcaatgtagtGTAATATtctgaagtgagtgtgaattatagcaTTAATGAAATTTCCGtcccgccaaagagttgtacactcgacatttggcccgtgactagcaaaaggttgccgacccctggtttaaCACAAACTAAAAGATCCATATTTGCTTGGGTTATCTGCTAGTTAGCGATGACATTGGCCACTGTATACTTACATAGATATCAAAACAATATTACCAGATTAACTGTGTTTAGGTGAAGCTGTGTCGGAACCTTAAGCTGAGAGGAAAAATCCGACTTTCAACAGAGGGGATAAATGGGACGGTTGAAGGATGCAAATGTGGAACCGATGAATATAAATCGCAAATCCTTCGTCAGGAAATCTTCACTAAGATGTCTATGGATGACTTTAAAACTAGCAAAGGGACCGGTTCGAGTTTCGATGAACTGAGCGTCACAATCTGCCAAGAGCTGTGCACACTAGGGCTCCCTCCAGAGGATGTGTCAACATCAGGAGGAGGAAAATATCTTACTCCAGACGAGTTCCATCTCGCGCTTGAAAATCTCACGGAGGATTGTGATGTAAGCGTCAGTTACGTGCTACCACTTTCTATACTGTTGCAGATTTATTTGACGGCACTTGTTGTATGTTTCAACAACTAAAtgagaaacattttttgtacaGAAAGCACCAATTTTGTTGGATGTTCGAAACTTCTACGAAAGCAAGATAGGGTTCTTTGAAAACGCACTGAGGCCAAATCTGCGGAAATTTAGCTACTTCCCCGCGTATGTTGACGAGAATCGGGAAGTTTTTAACGGACGGAAAGTGATAACTTACTGCACAGGCGGCATCCGGTGTGAAAGGGCAACGACCTATTTGAAGAAAGCAACGGAGTGTGAAGAAGTTTTCCAGTTAAAAGGAGGCATTCACAAGTATGGAAAGTAACAGAATACATGCCCTAGAATCTACCCTATTTTATCTTAAGGAAACCGTACAACCTTCGTTACAAACAATTCTTCACCTTGTTCAGATACTTGGAGCAATACCCAGATGGATTTTATACTGGAAAGCTGTTTGTTTTTGACAATCGATACAGCATTGGTGACAGTACttgtatgacatcacaatgctTCTATTGTTCGACACCACACGACGATTATGAGCTGTGTACCACGCGTGGATGTAGGCAGCTTGTCCTAATATGCCAGACTTGCAGGAGTAAAAACATTACGACGTGTTGCACTAGGTGCTCCCAGAATGCGGAGAGTTGTGGCAACTGCAAGGAGTGTTCGTGCACCAAGGAACGAACTCGAATTCCCAAAGAACCTTCctcaattattttaatttcttccGGTTCCTGAAGACGGTTATTTTTCTGTTAACTCTAGAAATGCTAATAAACAAGGATTCCTTGTGAGCATCGAGAAATGACTTGAAGAGCAGGAAGGGAGCAGCAAGTGAATGGAACATGCATTGGTTTTGTAAGTTCAGGGCAATACTCTTTTGAACTAGGCCTTACATAAGTTATCCAGCTGATTGGGGATTATTCGAAAAATTAATATTAGAGCCAAGAAAGCAGCAAACATTTCCAATTTCATATCGCATTGAAAATGAATTAAGCAAAGCTCCAATCTCCTCCTAGTTTCTTGCCTCtgtattattttttgattcttgagaaaaaacaaaattgttgtcTGTCATTGCCAGTTAATGACTGAAGCTGTTGGTTAAAgtccaataaaattttaaggtGCTGTCTGTGTGCCACAAACTTATCAAATACAGTGTCATGGAACTTACCAAATACTGCGACTGGTCACCATTAACTTACAGTGTCATGTGTGCCAAATAATGTGTCATGGAAAATGAGAGAAGACAgaatcaaagaaaaaattttgatggtTAAAACCTCAACAAATTCTAAAGAGGGGTGAAATAATATCATAGCAAATACCACCCAAGTAAGAAACGAGTTGGACCAATTGAAATGTTTACTCGTAATTGGCATTAGCATGTTCCCCGTCAAAATCCTCCAATCTGTGAGTtggagaaataaaaaacactgATCTCCAAGATGAGTTCACAGCTGATCATACCAAAACTCAGTAGTCCCAGTTTCACTGAAAATCTCTACTTCTGTCAAATTCTCATAATCTGCAACAATCAAAGTGAAGCGAGTAGCTTCCAACTTCTTCATCATTGCTGATCCCAGCTTGCCAGGGAGCAAGATTCTTCCTCCAGAAGTGAACCAGGT belongs to Clavelina lepadiformis chromosome 6, kaClaLepa1.1, whole genome shotgun sequence and includes:
- the LOC143462274 gene encoding thiosulfate sulfurtransferase/rhodanese-like domain-containing protein 2, giving the protein MKKVNLKNLSAKELHKLFHKAAFSQFVDSTVNQNQQYEEICWVCCKKEFKLLKDVHRHVAECHYDEIKKNYLKLKDDYEKKVSEQDKNKYEHDDVKIEPNSEVESFMCICGCKDFVVLLFYHYVENPINHGLDTIKIWQVKLCRNLKLRGKIRLSTEGINGTVEGCKCGTDEYKSQILRQEIFTKMSMDDFKTSKGTGSSFDELSVTICQELCTLGLPPEDVSTSGGGKYLTPDEFHLALENLTEDCDKAPILLDVRNFYESKIGFFENALRPNLRKFSYFPAYVDENREVFNGRKVITYCTGGIRCERATTYLKKATECEEVFQLKGGIHKYLEQYPDGFYTGKLFVFDNRYSIGDSTCMTSQCFYCSTPHDDYELCTTRGCRQLVLICQTCRSKNITTCCTRCSQNAESCGNCKECSCTKERTRIPKEPSSIILISSGS